A window from Dysidea avara chromosome 2, odDysAvar1.4, whole genome shotgun sequence encodes these proteins:
- the LOC136247431 gene encoding uncharacterized protein gives MQCAPPVERGTDSLKMLMVLLLLATLASLAKCYVPVYDQQKKVYDCTTPDIGQVCDITFVVEALTTMAYYDDLEEYTDLEGFRATFDSNGTIVPLLDEVDTSEVKLQPIQADGHFRPIATINAQLPAPTIIVRENQTLNVTVYNRLSSVEGISIHWHGMFQTGTQEADGVPYITQHPISYLNSYTYTFKASPAGTHWYHAHTSAHRTDGLYGALIVKDTIPDLYDVDSPDQHTLILMDWHRDPALELFYTISASVEYWKETEEYGQQSFTIYTPTVGPDGTEVGPIPFWSGIINDKGRQFNQSGHPNVPGTSLNYFTVYRNRRYRFRIIGAQALYAFKFSIEGHKLTVIASDGDPMKPIENVDYLIVHTGERYDVVVTADKTEQKDFWIWAETLEDANLSDNEAFYNPINTHRAEAVLHYGENPSMDIDEISQTWECTPSSKCKAVNCPFSQYSNIIDCVNAEQFESHPDYPIPQAIYSPSVTGLFYVFAETDTDVSFVDGLSFQFPRNPPLTEFEAFQNSNDMCPRRGCNGRNCSCTHVIDLSNVEKDSAVEIVIVNRVTDADDADGATHPVHLHGHHFYVVDIGYPEYNTDTGVYVTASDDIRCVTANNSSCQRAFTPIEGDDGFIQNLVWSDDTQLETRQFAKKDTVMVPYGGYTVIRFIADNPGWWFFHCHIENHQISGMAAVVRELQVTSPSSNSGMTECSDSDTDIFKIAMIAAVIVLGALLIIENIIVCWMCCCNKKNVFTRRRSFSEDSAKLEEFIKAVE, from the exons GTGTTATGTGCCAGTTTATGACCAGCAAAAGAAAGTTTACGACTGTACTACTCCAGATATTGGTCAAGTTTGTGATATAACATTTGTTGTTGAGGCACTCACTACCATGGCCTACTATGATGACCTAGAGGAATACACGGACCTGGAGGGCTTCAGAGCAACATTTGATTCCAATGGAACTATTGTACCTCTACTAGATGAGGTTGACACCTCAGAAGTGAAACTCCAACCTATACAAGCTGATGGACATTTCAGGCCAATAGCAACTATAAATGCTCAATTACCTGCACCGACCATTATTGTACGTGAAAACCAAACTCTGAATGTAACTGTATACAATCGGTTGTCAAGTGTCGAAGGAATATCCATTCATTGGCATGGAATGTTTCAGACTGGCACACAAGAAGCTGATGGAGTTCCGTATATTACACAACACCCAATCAGTTACTTAAACAGTTACACATACACATTCAAAGCTTCTCCAGCAGGTACCCATTGGTACCATGCTCACACTAGTGCTCATAGGACTGATGGATTGTATGGTGCATTGATCGTAAAAGATACAATACCAGATCTGTATGACGTTGACAGCCCTGATCAGCACACTCTCATACTGATGGACTGGCATAGAGATCCAGCTTTGGAACTGTTTTACACAATAAGTGCTAGCGTGGAATACTGGAAAGAGACTGAAGAATATGGTCAACAATCGTTTACAATTTACACTCCCACTGTTGGACCAGATGGTACTGAAGTTGGGCCTATTCCATTCTGGTCAGGTATAATCAACGATAAGGGTCGGCAGTTTAACCAATCAGGGCATCCTAACGTTCCAGGGACAAGTTTAAACTATTTCACTGTTTATAGAAACAGAAGGTATCGTTTTAGGATAATAGGAGCTCAAGCTCTCTATGCATTTAAATTTTCAATAGAAGGACACAAACTAACTGTAATAGCTAGTGATGGTGATCCCATGAAACCTATTGAGAATGTCGACTATTTAATTGTTCACACTGGTGAGCGATATGATGTGGTTGTAACTGCAGACAAGACTGAACAAAAGGATTTCTGGATCTGGGCTGAAACTTTAGAAGATGCAAACTTGAGTGATAATGAAGCATTTTACAACCCAATAAATACACACAGGGCAGAAGCAGTGCTTCACTATGGTGAGAACCCATCTATGGATATAGACGAAATTAGTCAAACATGGGAATGCACACCGTCTTCCAAATGTAAAGCTGTGAACTGTCCGTTTTCTCAGTACAGTAACATCATAGATTGTGTTAATGCAGAACAATTTGAGAGCCACCCAGATTATCCCATCCCACAAGCAATTTACTCACCATCAGTTACAGGGCTGTTTTATGTATTTGCAGAAACTGATACAGATGTTAGTTTTGTTGATGGGTTAAGCTTCCAGTTCCCCAGAAATCCACCACTGACAGAATTTGAGGCCTTCCAAAATTCTAATGACATGTGTCCCAGAAGAGGCTGTAATGGGCGAAACTGCTCTTGCACACATGTAATAGACTTAAGTAATGTAGAAAAAGACAGTGCTGTTGAAATAGTAATTGTTAATAGAGTCACAGATGCTGATGATGCTGATGGAGCTACTCATCCAGTTCATCTACATGGACATCACTTCTATGTAGTTGACATTGGCTACCCTGAATACAACACGGATACTGGTGTATATGTTACAGCTAGTGATGACATTAGGTGTGTAACGGCAAATAACAGCTCATGTCAAAGGGCTTTTACACCAATTGAAGGGGATGACGGTTTCATACAAAACCTTGTGTGGAGTGATGATacacagctagaaactagacaatTTGCCAAGAAGGACACAGTCATGGTACCCTATGGAGGCTATACTGTGATCAGGTTTATTGCCGATAATCCAGGCTGGTGGTTCTTCCATTGTCATATTGAAAACCACCAAATTAGTGGCATGGCTGCTGTCGTTAGGGAGCTCCAAGTAACTTCACCTTCTTCTAACTCAG GAATGACAGAATGTAGTGACAGTGACACTGATATTTTTAAGATTGCTATGATAGCGGCAGTCATTGTTCTCGGAGCTCTGCTGATTATTGAAAATATCATTGTTTGCTGGATGTGttgctgcaataaaaagaatGTGTTTACAAGAAGAAGATCGTTTTCTGAGGATAGTGCCAAACTTGAGGAATTCATTAAAGCAGTAGAATAG